CCTACTCAACGATTTTTTCACAACTTAACCCTTCAACCACCCTAATTAATATTTATCAATACCGCTTGGACTATTTGCCAAACGCCCATCAACATCACCGTAACACCCGCAAAGCGCTTTACCCATGGATTTCTTGCCCAACGAGTGAAATAAAATGCAAACACGCCCATGAGCAACAAATTAGGCAAGGTACCCAAACCAAATGCCAACATAACCAGCGCACCTTGGCTCATTGAGGCGGCGCTAAAGGCCATAATCAACACACTATACACCAAACCACAGGGTAACCAGCCCCACACCATGCCATACAACCAGGCCTGGGGTAATGTTCTAACAGGCGTTAACTTTTGAGTGTAAGGCTGCAACTTTTTCCATAGCCCTCCGCCTAGTTTTTCAACCACCACCACGCCCGTCCACCAGCCTGCCAAATATAAACCCAGCGCTATCATAAACAAACCTGCAAACACTTGGAGCACCTGCTGAAAAGGCAAGAATGGCACCAAACTACTTAGCGAGGCGGCCAATAAACCAATCAGTGCGCCAACAAGGACATAGCTGCTAATACGACCCAAATTATAAGCCAACTGATAGGGCAACATACGCCAGTGACTCAATTGATGCTGAGGCGATAAGCTAAATGTCAAGGTACCCACCACCCCGCCACACATTCCCAAGCAATGCACGCCACCCAATAAACCAACCACAAAGGCAGTCAAGAGCATCGATTCTAACATTACTTAAACCCCTGACGTTCAAGGTTACGATAACCTAAGGCTTCGGCTAAGTGGCCATGAGCAACCTCAGTCTGATTGGCCATATCCGCCAACGTACGAGCGAGGCGCAAAATTTTATGATACGAACGGGCAGACAGGTTTAAACGCGTAATGCCTTGTTTTAAGAAGTCTTGAGACGCACTGGCTAAAGGCACAAACGCCTCTAATTGTGCCACGGTTAAGTCTGCATTTAAGCAACCTTGGCGCGCCATCTGCCGCTCTCGCGTTTGGGTCACACGCTCACGTACCTGATCAGATGTTTCACTATTGGGATCAGCCGGGGCGGTTAATTGTTCAACCTCAACCGCAGGCACTTGTAGATGCAGATCAATGCGATCTAAAATAGGACCCGAAATCTTACGCTGATAACGCGCAATTTGATCAGGTGTATCGGTACAACGGGGATCATCAGCAAAAAAACCACTCGGTGTTGGGTTAAATGCCGCCACAAATAACGCATCACAAGGATAAACAACTTGCTGCTTAACGCGGGCAATGTTCACCTTTTTACTCTCTAAAGGCTCTCGTAAAGCCTCCAGAACATCGCGTTTAAACTCCGGCAACTCATCCATAAACAAAACATTTCGGTGCGCCAGAGTTAACGCGCCAGGTTTAGGGTTTTGCCCACCCCCAATCAAGGCCGCGGCAGAGGAGGAATGGTGAGGTTCTTTTAAAAAACGTTGGAAAAATTGCGCTGCAATTAATGGCTCCCCTGCAATAGAGCGTAAAGCAGCACTTTCAATTGCTTCCTGCTCGTTCATCGGGGGCAAAAGTGTAACCAAGCGCTGTGCTAACATGCTTTTTCCTGCACCTGGTGGCCCAACCATTAACAAGGAATGCTGA
The nucleotide sequence above comes from Thiomicrospira sp. R3. Encoded proteins:
- a CDS encoding sulfite exporter TauE/SafE family protein: MLESMLLTAFVVGLLGGVHCLGMCGGVVGTLTFSLSPQHQLSHWRMLPYQLAYNLGRISSYVLVGALIGLLAASLSSLVPFLPFQQVLQVFAGLFMIALGLYLAGWWTGVVVVEKLGGGLWKKLQPYTQKLTPVRTLPQAWLYGMVWGWLPCGLVYSVLIMAFSAASMSQGALVMLAFGLGTLPNLLLMGVFAFYFTRWARNPWVKRFAGVTVMLMGVWQIVQAVLININ
- a CDS encoding YifB family Mg chelatase-like AAA ATPase; translation: MSFACVHSRALVGMDAPLVKVEVHASNGLPSLSIVGLPETAVKESKDRVRSALLNSGFELPPKRITINLAPADLPKAGSRFDLAIALAVLVATNQLPAKALEGHEFYGELGLNGELRSVAGLLPALIKVKAQQHIAIVPQPGLVEASLLADAQVFGANYLLEVCHYLIQQTPLTRPPSRQVSELNYPVDLADVRGQSQAKRALEVAASGQHSLLMVGPPGAGKSMLAQRLVTLLPPMNEQEAIESAALRSIAGEPLIAAQFFQRFLKEPHHSSSAAALIGGGQNPKPGALTLAHRNVLFMDELPEFKRDVLEALREPLESKKVNIARVKQQVVYPCDALFVAAFNPTPSGFFADDPRCTDTPDQIARYQRKISGPILDRIDLHLQVPAVEVEQLTAPADPNSETSDQVRERVTQTRERQMARQGCLNADLTVAQLEAFVPLASASQDFLKQGITRLNLSARSYHKILRLARTLADMANQTEVAHGHLAEALGYRNLERQGFK